The Vibrio gallaecicus genome contains a region encoding:
- the mutT gene encoding 8-oxo-dGTP diphosphatase MutT, protein MKRIHIVAGIIFNSDKSEVFITKRPDNLHKGGFWEFPGGKVEAGESIEQAMGRELDEEIGISVTAQSLFEHLEFDYPEKSLKFDFILVTEFENEPYGKEGQQGKWVKILDLASYSFPEANVPILERVVKEFS, encoded by the coding sequence ATGAAACGAATTCATATAGTTGCAGGGATTATATTCAATTCTGATAAATCGGAAGTGTTTATAACGAAGCGCCCAGATAACCTTCATAAAGGAGGGTTCTGGGAGTTTCCCGGAGGAAAAGTTGAAGCCGGCGAGAGTATTGAACAAGCAATGGGGCGTGAGCTAGATGAAGAGATCGGTATATCTGTCACAGCTCAATCATTATTCGAACATTTAGAATTTGATTACCCTGAAAAATCATTGAAGTTTGATTTTATCCTGGTGACAGAGTTCGAAAATGAGCCGTATGGGAAAGAAGGTCAACAAGGAAAGTGGGTTAAGATTTTGGATTTAGCTTCTTATTCTTTCCCTGAAGCAAATGTTCCTATTTTAGAAAGAGTTGTAAAAGAGTTCTCTTAA
- a CDS encoding cell division protein FtsQ/DivIB, whose translation MVESTFNENRHLFSLPSLRKHAFGGAFFLMVLLFIGFLFYTTLSWMWDDQRLPLSKIVLQGDLTYVSASDVQQAFGQLDHIGTFMSQDINALQDSLQSLPWVSVVSIRKQWPDTVKVFLTEHQATAIWNGNMLLNENGLVFYGDIGVLQGDRVKLYGPEGTSQQVIAKWRHATPLFQSLGLTVTSLVLNERRAWQIILDNGIRLELGKDSLDERVERFISLYTKLGDKADKVSYIDLRYDTGAAVGWFPEQELEENTDD comes from the coding sequence TTGGTAGAAAGTACTTTCAACGAAAACCGCCACCTATTCAGTTTACCATCGCTTAGAAAGCATGCCTTTGGTGGGGCGTTTTTTCTGATGGTTTTGCTATTCATTGGGTTCCTTTTCTATACCACGCTAAGTTGGATGTGGGATGATCAGCGATTGCCCCTTTCCAAAATAGTGCTTCAAGGCGACTTAACGTATGTAAGTGCAAGTGATGTTCAGCAGGCATTTGGTCAGCTTGATCATATCGGCACCTTTATGTCCCAGGATATAAATGCATTACAAGACAGCTTACAAAGTCTTCCTTGGGTATCGGTCGTTTCTATTCGTAAACAGTGGCCTGATACAGTTAAAGTTTTTTTAACTGAGCACCAAGCAACAGCTATTTGGAATGGCAACATGCTGTTGAACGAAAATGGCTTAGTGTTTTATGGCGATATTGGAGTATTGCAAGGGGATAGAGTTAAACTCTATGGACCTGAAGGTACAAGCCAACAAGTTATTGCAAAATGGCGACATGCAACACCCTTATTTCAAAGTTTGGGATTAACCGTTACATCTTTAGTCCTGAATGAAAGACGAGCTTGGCAAATTATTCTAGATAACGGTATCCGTTTAGAACTAGGAAAAGATTCTTTAGATGAACGTGTTGAGCGCTTCATTTCACTTTATACCAAGCTTGGTGATAAAGCTGATAAAGTGAGCTACATAGACCTCAGGTATGATACGGGAGCTGCCGTTGGCTGGTTCCCAGAGCAAGAGTTAGAAGAGAATACAGATGACTAA
- the dapB gene encoding 4-hydroxy-tetrahydrodipicolinate reductase — protein MEIDAVVRIAIAGAAGRMGRNLVKATHQNPNASVGSGSERPESSLVGVDVGELCGEGHFNVALVDDLSKAITDFDVIVDFTAPVSTLANIELCKQHGKKLIIGTTGFSEEEKQIIDSAAKEISIVMAPNYSVGVNLVFKLLEKAAKVMGDYSDVEIVEAHHRHKVDAPSGTAIGMGEAIAGAMGNNLNDVAVWSREGITGERTKDEIGFATIRAGDIIGEHTAMFADIGERVEITHKATDRMTFANGAIKAAVWLNDKPAGFYTMTDVLGLNNL, from the coding sequence ATGGAGATAGATGCAGTGGTAAGAATTGCAATTGCAGGAGCAGCTGGTCGCATGGGGCGCAATTTAGTTAAGGCTACCCATCAAAACCCTAATGCAAGCGTAGGCTCTGGTTCTGAGCGCCCAGAGTCGTCATTGGTTGGTGTCGATGTTGGCGAACTCTGTGGAGAAGGGCACTTCAATGTAGCTCTTGTTGACGATCTATCTAAAGCAATAACAGATTTTGATGTAATTGTTGATTTTACTGCACCAGTTAGTACTTTGGCTAATATTGAACTGTGCAAACAGCATGGTAAGAAGTTAATTATTGGTACGACAGGTTTTTCTGAAGAAGAAAAGCAAATAATTGATTCTGCGGCTAAAGAGATCTCAATTGTTATGGCTCCAAACTACAGCGTTGGAGTAAATCTAGTATTTAAGTTACTAGAAAAAGCAGCGAAAGTGATGGGCGACTATAGCGATGTGGAAATTGTAGAAGCGCATCACCGTCATAAAGTTGATGCGCCGTCTGGTACTGCTATTGGTATGGGGGAAGCGATAGCTGGAGCTATGGGTAATAACTTGAACGATGTAGCTGTTTGGTCTCGTGAAGGTATTACTGGTGAGCGAACTAAAGATGAAATCGGTTTTGCGACGATCCGTGCGGGCGATATTATCGGTGAGCATACTGCAATGTTTGCTGATATTGGTGAGCGAGTGGAGATCACTCATAAAGCAACAGACCGAATGACTTTTGCTAATGGGGCAATCAAGGCGGCAGTTTGGTTAAACGACAAACCCGCAGGTTTTTATACCATGACAGATGTCCTTGGTTTAAATAACCTATAA
- the secA gene encoding preprotein translocase subunit SecA encodes MITKLLTKVIGSRNDRTLRRLKKIVKEINNYEPTFEALSDEELKNKTVEFRARIEKGESLEQLLPEAFATVREASKRVYGMRHFDMQLVGGMVLNAGQIAEMRTGEGKTLTATLPAYLNALPSKGVHVVTVNDYLAKRDAETNRPLFEFLGMTVGVNVPNMPPPEKKEAYLADILYGTNNEFGFDYLRDNMAFRAEDRVQRERFFAVVDEVDSILIDEARTPLIISGPAEDSSEHYTRINTLIPHLERQDKEDSEEYRGDGHYTMDEKSKQVHLTETGQEFVEELMVKNGLMEEGDTLYSPANISLLHHVNAALRAHVLFEKDVDYIVTEEGEVVIVDEHTGRTMPGRRWSEGLHQAVEAKEGVKIQNENQTLASITFQNFFRLYEKLSGMTGTADTEAFEFQSIYGLETVVIPTNRPMVRDDMPDVVYRTEEDKFNAIIEDIKERVEKGQPSLVGTVSIEKSELLSNALKKAKIKHNVLNAKFHEMEAEIVAQAGTPGAVTIATNMAGRGTDIVLGGSWQSEVDKLENPTKEQIDQIKADWKVVHDKVLESGGLHIIGTERHESRRIDNQLRGRSGRQGDAGSSRFYLSMEDSLLRIFTSDRMAGLIQSGMDEGEAIESRMLSRSIEKAQRKVEGRNFDIRKQLLEYDDVANDQRKVVYELRDELMSADDISDMIEQNRFDVFTAILDEYIPPQSLEDMWDIQGLQERLKNDFDLDFSIQTWLDEDDKLYEEALREKILATAVEVYKEKEQIVGAQVLRNFEKSVMLQTLDGLWKEHLAAMDHLRQGIHLRGYAQKNPKQEYKRESFELFEGLLDALKTDVVTILSKVRVQQQEEVEKMEAQRQAQAEEAARRAQAQHASAQNQLSDGTSEEAADGSHQPVVRDERKVGRNEPCPCGSGKKFKQCHGQIN; translated from the coding sequence ATGATTACTAAGCTGCTGACAAAGGTAATTGGCAGTCGCAATGATAGAACACTGCGCCGCCTTAAAAAAATCGTAAAAGAAATTAATAACTACGAGCCAACATTTGAAGCTCTATCTGATGAAGAGTTGAAGAATAAAACCGTTGAATTTAGAGCTCGTATTGAAAAAGGTGAAAGCCTAGAACAGCTACTCCCAGAAGCATTCGCAACAGTACGTGAAGCATCTAAACGTGTATATGGCATGCGTCATTTCGACATGCAGCTTGTTGGCGGCATGGTACTTAACGCTGGTCAAATTGCAGAGATGCGTACTGGTGAAGGTAAAACGTTAACAGCAACTCTTCCTGCTTATTTGAATGCATTACCAAGTAAAGGTGTTCACGTCGTTACAGTGAATGACTACCTAGCTAAGCGTGATGCGGAAACAAACCGCCCATTATTTGAATTTTTAGGTATGACAGTTGGTGTCAATGTGCCAAACATGCCGCCACCGGAAAAAAAAGAAGCGTACTTAGCTGATATTCTATACGGAACAAATAATGAATTTGGTTTCGATTACCTACGTGACAATATGGCTTTCCGAGCGGAAGATCGAGTTCAGCGTGAGCGCTTCTTCGCTGTAGTCGATGAAGTGGATTCTATCTTAATTGATGAAGCTCGTACTCCTCTGATCATTTCAGGACCTGCTGAAGATAGCTCTGAGCATTACACTCGTATCAATACTTTGATCCCTCACCTTGAACGTCAAGATAAAGAAGATTCTGAAGAGTACCGTGGCGATGGTCACTACACTATGGATGAAAAATCTAAGCAAGTTCATCTGACTGAAACTGGTCAAGAGTTTGTTGAAGAATTGATGGTGAAAAATGGCTTAATGGAAGAAGGTGATACATTGTATTCACCAGCTAATATTAGCTTACTACATCACGTCAATGCTGCTTTACGTGCTCATGTACTTTTTGAAAAAGACGTCGATTACATCGTTACTGAAGAGGGCGAAGTAGTTATCGTTGATGAGCATACTGGTCGTACAATGCCAGGACGTCGTTGGTCTGAAGGTCTACATCAAGCTGTAGAAGCTAAAGAAGGTGTGAAGATCCAGAATGAGAACCAAACGCTAGCATCGATCACCTTCCAGAACTTCTTCCGCTTGTACGAAAAACTGTCAGGTATGACAGGTACAGCAGATACAGAAGCATTTGAATTTCAGTCTATCTACGGTTTAGAAACGGTAGTTATTCCAACGAACCGTCCAATGGTACGTGATGACATGCCCGATGTTGTATATCGTACCGAAGAAGATAAATTTAATGCGATCATTGAAGATATCAAAGAGCGTGTTGAAAAAGGACAACCGAGCTTAGTTGGTACTGTTTCGATTGAAAAATCAGAACTACTTTCTAATGCGCTTAAGAAAGCTAAAATTAAGCATAATGTACTGAATGCAAAATTCCATGAAATGGAAGCAGAAATCGTTGCACAAGCTGGTACGCCAGGTGCAGTAACGATCGCAACTAACATGGCAGGTCGTGGTACTGATATCGTGTTAGGTGGTAGTTGGCAGTCTGAAGTGGATAAGTTAGAAAATCCAACGAAAGAACAGATTGATCAGATTAAAGCTGACTGGAAAGTTGTACACGATAAAGTATTAGAGTCAGGTGGTTTACATATCATTGGTACTGAGCGTCATGAATCTCGCCGTATTGATAACCAGCTACGTGGTCGTTCTGGTCGTCAAGGTGACGCAGGTTCTTCACGTTTTTACTTATCTATGGAAGATTCATTACTCCGTATTTTCACTTCAGATCGTATGGCTGGTCTTATCCAAAGCGGTATGGATGAAGGTGAAGCGATTGAAAGCCGTATGCTTTCGCGTTCTATTGAAAAAGCGCAGCGTAAGGTTGAAGGTCGTAACTTTGATATCCGTAAGCAGCTGCTAGAATATGATGATGTAGCAAATGACCAACGTAAAGTGGTTTACGAGCTGCGTGATGAACTAATGAGTGCTGATGACATCAGCGATATGATCGAGCAGAACCGTTTTGATGTGTTTACAGCAATTCTTGATGAATACATCCCGCCACAATCTTTAGAAGATATGTGGGATATTCAAGGTCTACAAGAGCGCTTGAAGAATGATTTTGATTTAGATTTCTCTATTCAAACTTGGTTAGATGAAGACGATAAGCTTTATGAAGAAGCTTTGCGTGAAAAGATTCTAGCGACTGCTGTTGAAGTATATAAAGAGAAAGAACAGATTGTTGGTGCACAAGTTCTACGTAACTTCGAAAAATCAGTGATGCTACAAACGTTAGATGGGCTTTGGAAAGAACACTTGGCTGCGATGGATCACTTGCGTCAAGGTATCCACTTACGTGGTTATGCTCAAAAGAACCCGAAACAAGAGTATAAGCGTGAGTCTTTTGAGCTATTTGAAGGCTTATTAGATGCTCTGAAAACAGATGTGGTTACTATTCTTTCAAAAGTTCGAGTTCAGCAACAAGAAGAAGTTGAGAAGATGGAAGCCCAGCGTCAAGCGCAGGCTGAAGAAGCGGCTCGCCGTGCTCAAGCTCAACATGCTTCAGCTCAAAATCAGCTATCAGATGGCACGAGCGAAGAAGCTGCTGATGGTTCACACCAGCCAGTTGTTCGTGATGAGCGTAAAGTTGGTCGTAATGAACCATGTCCATGTGGAAGTGGTAAAAAATTCAAGCAATGCCACGGTCAAATTAACTAA
- the ftsA gene encoding cell division protein FtsA gives MTKTVDDNLIVGLDIGTATISALVGEILPDGKINIIGSGSSPSRGMDKGGVNDLESVVKSVQRAIDQAELMAECQISNVFISLSGKHIASRIEKGMGTISDEEVSQDDMDRAIHTAKSIKIGDEQRILHVIPQEFTIDYQEGIKNPLGLSGVRMEVSVHLISCHNDMAKNIIKAVERCGLTVEHIVYSGLASSNAVITEDERELGVCVVDIGAGTMDVSIWTGGALRHTEVFAYAGNAVTSDIAFAFGTPVSDAEEIKVKHGCALSELVSKDDSVNVPSVGGRPSRSLQRQTLSEVIEPRYTELMGLVNQTIDTVQVKLREDGIKHHLAAGVVLTGGAAQIDGLVECAERVFRNQVRVGKPLDVSGLTDYVKEPYHSTAVGLLHYAKDCQINDDGEYSEPKRSPSMSGLFGKLRNWIQKEF, from the coding sequence ATGACTAAGACCGTAGATGACAACTTAATCGTTGGTCTTGATATAGGCACTGCAACCATATCAGCTCTAGTGGGTGAAATACTGCCTGATGGTAAAATTAATATCATTGGATCGGGAAGTAGCCCATCTAGAGGTATGGATAAAGGCGGTGTGAACGACTTAGAATCCGTAGTTAAGTCGGTACAGCGAGCAATCGATCAAGCTGAATTAATGGCAGAATGCCAAATCAGCAATGTATTTATCTCATTATCAGGTAAACACATCGCAAGCCGAATTGAAAAAGGCATGGGGACTATTTCAGACGAAGAAGTATCCCAAGACGATATGGATAGAGCAATCCATACAGCTAAGTCGATTAAAATAGGAGATGAGCAGAGAATCCTGCATGTCATCCCTCAAGAATTTACTATCGATTACCAGGAAGGTATTAAAAATCCACTTGGTTTATCGGGCGTTCGAATGGAAGTCAGCGTTCATCTGATCTCTTGCCACAATGATATGGCAAAAAATATTATTAAAGCAGTTGAGAGATGTGGTCTTACTGTTGAACATATTGTGTATTCAGGTCTTGCGTCGAGCAATGCTGTAATCACTGAAGATGAACGAGAACTTGGAGTATGTGTTGTTGATATAGGCGCTGGTACCATGGATGTTTCTATCTGGACAGGCGGCGCATTAAGACACACAGAGGTATTTGCCTATGCCGGAAATGCCGTAACCAGTGATATTGCTTTTGCTTTTGGCACACCAGTGAGTGATGCAGAAGAAATAAAAGTAAAACATGGTTGTGCTTTGAGTGAGCTAGTAAGTAAGGACGATTCGGTTAACGTACCTAGTGTTGGTGGTAGACCATCTCGGAGTTTGCAGAGACAAACTTTGTCAGAAGTCATAGAACCACGTTACACTGAATTAATGGGTTTAGTTAATCAAACTATCGATACTGTACAAGTTAAGCTACGAGAAGATGGTATTAAACATCACCTTGCAGCAGGTGTAGTTCTCACTGGTGGAGCTGCGCAAATTGATGGGTTGGTAGAATGTGCGGAGCGAGTTTTCCGCAACCAAGTTAGAGTTGGTAAGCCATTAGACGTTAGTGGCTTAACTGATTACGTTAAAGAGCCGTATCATTCTACGGCAGTTGGTTTACTTCATTATGCAAAAGATTGCCAAATAAATGATGATGGTGAATATAGCGAACCAAAACGCTCACCGTCGATGTCAGGTTTATTTGGTAAATTGCGTAATTGGATACAAAAAGAGTTTTAA
- the carA gene encoding glutamine-hydrolyzing carbamoyl-phosphate synthase small subunit, with protein sequence MKKSALLVLEDGTVFHGEAIGAVGSAVGEVVFNTSMTGYQEILTDPSYSQQIVTLTYPHIGNTGTNSEDEESSSIHAQGLVIRDLPLIASNFRNEQSLSDYLKSQNVIGIADIDTRKLTRILREKGAQNGCIVAGNNLDEALALAKAKEFPGLKGMDLAKEVTTKEAYQWKQGSWTLTGGLPEAKADSELPYHVVAYDFGAKRNILRMLVDRGCRLTVVPAETSAEEVLALNPDGVFLSNGPGDPEPCTYAIEATKVFLEKGLPIFGICLGHQILALASGAKTVKMKFGHHGANHPVKDLDRDVVMITSQNHGFAADEDTLPETLRATHKSLFDGSLQGIHRTDKPAFSFQGHPEASPGPEDAAPLFDHFIELIKQHTA encoded by the coding sequence TTGAAGAAGTCAGCACTGCTTGTCCTAGAAGATGGGACAGTATTTCACGGTGAAGCCATCGGCGCGGTCGGTTCTGCAGTTGGTGAAGTCGTTTTTAATACCTCGATGACGGGGTACCAAGAAATCCTCACTGATCCTTCCTATTCTCAACAAATCGTTACCCTTACTTATCCTCACATTGGCAATACCGGAACCAATTCCGAAGATGAAGAATCCTCTTCAATCCATGCTCAAGGCCTTGTGATTCGCGATCTCCCTCTAATCGCTTCTAACTTCCGTAATGAACAATCTCTTTCTGATTATCTAAAGTCGCAAAACGTTATTGGTATTGCTGACATAGACACTCGTAAGTTGACGCGTATTTTACGAGAGAAAGGCGCGCAAAACGGTTGTATCGTAGCGGGTAACAATTTAGATGAAGCTTTGGCTCTAGCTAAAGCAAAAGAATTCCCTGGCCTGAAAGGTATGGACCTTGCGAAAGAAGTTACAACAAAAGAAGCGTATCAATGGAAACAAGGTTCGTGGACGCTTACGGGTGGACTTCCTGAAGCGAAAGCAGACTCTGAATTGCCATACCACGTTGTTGCTTATGACTTCGGTGCAAAACGAAATATCTTACGAATGCTTGTTGACCGCGGCTGCCGCCTAACGGTTGTTCCTGCTGAAACTTCAGCAGAAGAAGTACTCGCTCTAAACCCTGACGGCGTTTTCCTTTCAAATGGTCCTGGTGACCCAGAACCATGTACTTACGCGATTGAAGCAACAAAAGTGTTCCTAGAAAAAGGTTTACCAATCTTTGGTATCTGTCTAGGTCACCAGATTCTTGCTCTTGCGTCAGGCGCTAAAACAGTGAAGATGAAGTTTGGCCACCACGGTGCAAACCACCCGGTTAAAGACTTAGATCGTGATGTAGTGATGATTACTTCACAAAACCACGGCTTCGCTGCTGACGAAGATACGCTTCCAGAGACATTACGAGCGACTCATAAGTCTCTATTTGATGGTTCTCTACAAGGTATCCACCGTACAGATAAACCAGCATTTAGCTTCCAAGGTCACCCAGAAGCAAGCCCAGGTCCAGAAGATGCGGCGCCGCTATTCGACCACTTCATTGAATTAATTAAACAGCACACAGCGTAA
- the lpxC gene encoding UDP-3-O-acyl-N-acetylglucosamine deacetylase — protein sequence MIRQRTLKEIVKTTGVGLHSGRKVTLTLRPAAANTGVVYRRTDVNPPVDFPADPASVRDTMLCTALVNDDGVRISTVEHLNAALAGMGIDNIIVEVDAPEIPIMDGSASPFVYLLQQAGVETLNAAKRYIRIKKPVRFEDGDKWAEFVPFNGFRMDFEIDFNHPAIESDEQRLLFDFSSQGFVKEISRARTFGFMRDIEYLQSQNLVLGGSFDNAIVLDEYRILNEEGLRFENEFVTHKVLDAIGDLYMCGHAIIGEFRAYKSGHGLNNQLLRAVLADQEAWEWATFEEEAGSPVAFADPNMVLA from the coding sequence ATGATCAGACAACGTACTCTGAAAGAAATCGTGAAAACAACTGGTGTGGGTCTCCACTCTGGTCGTAAAGTCACGCTTACTCTTCGCCCTGCAGCTGCAAATACAGGTGTTGTTTATCGTCGTACCGATGTAAATCCACCAGTAGACTTCCCAGCAGATCCAGCTTCAGTCCGTGACACTATGTTGTGTACTGCTTTGGTAAATGATGATGGCGTACGTATTTCAACAGTAGAGCACTTAAATGCAGCTCTAGCTGGAATGGGTATTGATAACATTATTGTTGAAGTTGATGCTCCTGAAATTCCGATTATGGATGGTAGCGCGAGCCCATTTGTCTATTTACTACAGCAAGCTGGCGTTGAAACATTAAACGCTGCCAAGCGGTATATCCGAATTAAGAAACCTGTACGTTTTGAAGATGGCGATAAATGGGCTGAATTTGTACCATTTAATGGCTTCCGTATGGATTTCGAAATTGATTTTAACCACCCTGCGATTGAATCTGACGAACAGCGTTTATTGTTTGATTTTTCATCTCAAGGTTTTGTTAAAGAAATTTCACGAGCTCGTACCTTCGGTTTTATGCGTGATATTGAATACCTACAATCACAAAACCTTGTGTTGGGTGGTAGCTTTGATAATGCAATTGTTCTGGATGAATATCGAATCCTGAACGAAGAAGGTCTCCGCTTCGAAAATGAATTTGTGACACATAAAGTTCTAGATGCTATTGGTGATTTATATATGTGTGGACACGCTATTATCGGTGAGTTCAGAGCATATAAATCAGGTCATGGCTTGAACAACCAACTTCTTAGAGCTGTATTGGCTGATCAAGAAGCATGGGAGTGGGCAACATTTGAAGAAGAAGCTGGCTCACCTGTCGCTTTTGCAGATCCTAATATGGTTTTAGCGTAA
- the ftsZ gene encoding cell division protein FtsZ, whose protein sequence is MFEPMMEMSDDAVIKVVGVGGGGGNAVEHMVRESIEGVEFISVNTDAQALRKTSVSSVIQIGGDITKGLGAGANPQVGRDAALEDKERLKEFLTGADMVFIAAGMGGGTGTGAAPVIAEVAKDLGILTVAVVTKPFSFEGKKRLAFAEQGIEELSKHVDSLITIPNEKLLKVLGRGVTLLEAFASANDVLKNAVQGIAELITRPGMINVDFADVRTVMSEMGHAMMGSGISKGEDRAEEAAETAISSPLLEDIDLAGARGVLVNITAGLDMRLDEFETVGNTVKAFASDNATVVIGTSLDPDMTDEIRVTVVATGIGTEKKPDITLVAGGKAKVAATSQPQVTAQCAPKVEEKVAQPLQEKTEVKPQVKPQPTASSASSAVGASQNTAPKAEKESGYLDIPAFLRRQAD, encoded by the coding sequence ATGTTTGAACCGATGATGGAAATGTCTGACGATGCGGTAATTAAAGTCGTTGGAGTTGGTGGTGGCGGCGGTAATGCTGTTGAGCACATGGTACGTGAGTCTATTGAAGGCGTTGAGTTTATTAGTGTAAATACTGATGCTCAAGCACTTCGAAAAACAAGCGTGAGCAGCGTAATTCAAATTGGTGGTGATATCACTAAAGGTTTGGGTGCTGGTGCAAACCCACAAGTTGGCCGTGATGCAGCTCTCGAAGACAAAGAAAGACTTAAAGAATTCCTAACTGGTGCCGATATGGTATTTATCGCAGCAGGAATGGGCGGTGGTACTGGAACTGGTGCAGCTCCTGTAATTGCAGAAGTTGCTAAAGATCTAGGCATCTTGACAGTAGCCGTTGTGACTAAGCCATTTAGCTTTGAAGGTAAAAAGCGTTTAGCTTTTGCTGAGCAAGGTATTGAAGAGCTATCTAAGCATGTGGATTCGTTAATTACGATTCCCAATGAGAAATTGCTTAAGGTACTTGGTCGTGGTGTAACTCTACTAGAAGCTTTTGCTAGTGCAAATGATGTACTAAAGAATGCTGTTCAAGGTATCGCTGAGCTGATAACTCGTCCTGGTATGATCAACGTCGATTTTGCGGATGTACGCACCGTAATGTCTGAAATGGGTCATGCAATGATGGGTAGCGGCATCTCTAAAGGTGAAGACCGAGCAGAGGAAGCCGCTGAAACGGCAATTTCTAGCCCATTACTAGAAGATATTGATCTAGCTGGTGCTCGAGGTGTTCTAGTGAACATCACAGCTGGCTTAGATATGCGTTTAGATGAGTTTGAAACTGTGGGTAACACAGTCAAAGCTTTCGCATCTGATAACGCTACGGTCGTAATTGGTACTTCTCTTGATCCTGATATGACGGATGAAATTCGAGTAACTGTTGTTGCAACAGGTATTGGAACAGAGAAAAAACCAGATATTACGCTTGTTGCTGGTGGTAAAGCAAAAGTGGCAGCAACCTCTCAACCGCAAGTGACAGCGCAGTGTGCACCTAAAGTGGAAGAGAAAGTGGCACAGCCATTGCAAGAAAAAACTGAGGTTAAACCTCAAGTTAAACCGCAGCCAACAGCGTCATCGGCATCTTCAGCGGTAGGGGCAAGTCAAAACACAGCACCTAAAGCTGAAAAAGAAAGTGGATATCTTGATATTCCTGCATTTTTGAGACGTCAGGCTGACTAA